The following coding sequences are from one Pararge aegeria chromosome 13, ilParAegt1.1, whole genome shotgun sequence window:
- the LOC120628605 gene encoding 28S ribosomal protein S18a, mitochondrial: protein MSFLTRASCLAKNAILSTFVRSISTTNQLRLKQIHEYKEGSTLIVEATSVPSPNTELLVRAEKIKDLTPAEKPEHTCYMCALDLDVKHTDVLILSQFVRSDGCMLPRRITGLCRRQQKKIGKMVSMAQKAGLMINLTPSYCKKDPKQRYAYKKFNTYFDEKTIFMRNIPKPVDRFKR, encoded by the exons ATGTCCTTTCTTACTCGAGCTAGCTGTTTAGCTAAGAATGCAATATTATCAACATTCGTACGTTCTATATCAACTACCAATCAGTTACGGCTCAAACAAA TTCACGAATACAAAGAAGGATCTACATTGATAGTAGAAGCAACATCTGTGCCTTCTCCGAATACAGAGTTGTTAGTACGAGcggaaaaaataaaagatttaactCCTGCGGAGAAACCTGAACATACATGCTATATGTGTGCATTAGATTTGGATGTAAAGCACACAGATGTACTTATTTTGAGCCAGTTTGTTAGATCCGATGGCTGTATGTTGCCGCGGCGTATTACAGGGCTCTGTCGTCGCCAAcagaaaaaaattggaaaaatgGTGTCcatggctcagaaagcag gTCTGATGATCAATTTGACTCCTTCATACTGTAAAAAGGATCCAAAGCAGAGATATGCATACAAAAAGTTCAACACATACTTTGATGAAAAGACTATATTCATGCGGAACATACCTAAACCTGTTGATAGATTCAAGCGTTAA